CCACATTCTGTACCCGCTAGTATTATAATACACCTTGCAAGCGACAGTACAAAACACCGATAAAGCGAGCACAAAAATAACCATGCAAATAACGATATTGTTGACTTTTTTCTGTAATCTAGGAGACTTGGATCGTGGGTTCTGAATAGCATTCATTCGAATCTTGGACTCCTCACCAGTGAAAACCGCTAAACCAAGAGCAGACGACGTGTTTCTGAGAATACTGCCTCTATAAACGATATGACTCGACGACAGAGGATAATCCCTAGCTTCTATATTAATCGCCGCCTCAAAATTGTATAAATCGAGGTTTGGATCTTCTGTCTTAACAAACGCATTCAACGTCGCCAGTTTCTTGTCATCGCCACAAATCTCCTGCAGTCGTGGCAGCGGTTCACGAGTTTTAAGATTAGTCTCTCCGTCCAAAGCCATTGTCTCGATATACGCCATGCCGTTATTTTCACTGTGtagcaaaataatatctgcCGGCACCCAGTCGTTTGACCCGAGCTTGATAATGTCGCCCACTCGAATATCCTTCCAAGCGACCTCTTCATACACGACCGGCGTATCACTGAGCGCGTCGTCTCGGCCGTCataattcaaattcaacCTCGCTACCAAAGCGGTCCGGTTATTCTCGGCCTTATCCTGGCGATGCCGCCGCCAATCGTCATAGCCCTCTCTACCCATCGAAATGGACATGAAAATCAGCAGCGGGATAATCGTGGTATACGAACCGGTCGTCGACCACGACGGAATCATCTGCATAATCGACACACACAAGAAGTACCTTTTTTCCGTTAGCCAGTGAACGCACAGACGGgggacgtgcctccggcggctggggctccgccccagaccccgtagctcctgcttcgcaggagttgctgggactgtcgacgcaacgactcgagcgcagcgagaggagccacggggtctggggcgcagccccagccgccggaggcagtccccgACCCAAAAATACTTACACATTGGCCAGTTTAGAGAACTGGAAGATGATCTGTCGAGGCAGGAAGTTGTAGGGGGTGTAGATGGATGACgtgatgttgttgtcgCAGTGGGGTTTGTTTGTTCGGTCGTCGATTAGAGGCGGCGTGTTGCGGGGTTTGACTTGGATGGGGATGCCTCGGCCGCCAGTGCTCTCGggcatcttctttttgttgaGAACGAACTCTCTGGCCGATGTGAACCATGCCAGACCTTTTCGTTTCAGGGTTGGTGAACCCGAGAACATTCTGTTGAACCGTCGAGTGCCTTTATTACGAGCCCATGATGAGTAGTTCGGGAGCAGATCGGAGCTCGATGCGTTGACGCTGTTGTTACCGTGTTTCTTCTTAATTAGTCCACTGTCATCATTGatattgctactggtggtCGAATGGACATGGCGGTGAAATGCTGTGGGGTGCAGCAACatgttattattactgttattgttgctgctgttattgttgtcGTCAAGCTGGAGAAGCTCTATTGATGGCGGTCTGTCGGCATAGCTCTCGTCTCTattactgctgttgttgttattggcgAGATTGTTATTCGCATTTCCAATGCTAAAAGGGTTATTTTGATTATTACCGGTGTGGAAAGACTCGGTCAGTTCCATTCCAGGGTCCTCAGAGTTGCTACCGGCATCCAAATGGGATGTACCGGGTCCTGCACCTACCCCTGAATCGACCGGTTTcggctggctgctgctcgaAAATGACAGAGTATCTTTCGTAGCAGCCATCATCGACTTGGCAAACAACTGGCTTCTCAAACTATACCCTCTTGCTCTTCGAGCAATGGGCTCTGAAccagtctgctgctgctgctgaggcCGGGAATTCGACGACGGCAGCGCACTGATCCCGTCACTGGCATCGCCAGCCGACGAAGCCAACGGCGAACTGGAATTCCTACTCGCGCCAAAAGACGGCGGCCTCTcgttctggttctgattcTGGCCGTGCGGCCGGCCTGGTGGGTCTGCCCCGTCGTGCGAATGGTCCCGCTGATATTCCGGCATTCTAGAACTTCTAAACCCATCGTTAGCAATTTGTCTACCGGGGAGtcaatgcctccggcggctggggcttcgccccagaccccgtagctcctgcttcgcaggagatggctgggaccgtcgacgcccgactcgagcgaagcgagaggagcaacccgggtctggggcggagccccagccgccggaggcatgcccgTGCCCCAAGAAATACTCACCAACTGTGGCCACGAGTGTCGAGGGTGTGAATCAAGCAGGCATGGAAGCACCAAAAAGAGGCTGCACGGGAGGCTGGAAATTACGGTTGTTGCGAGATTGGACTTTAATTATCCAGGGCTCGTTTTCCGATCTCGTTCTAGTGGGTGGTCCAGCAGCGAGCAGTTCTTCAGGAGGTGTCAAAAGTCAGAAATAAAAACCTCGTCGGTTAGTCGCTGGGATCGAGTGGATTCCGCCTGGAAAGTCGTTAACGTCACTGGTCGGCCAAAAAGCAGCTTGAAACCAGTTGGTTGGCgagctggctggctggctggtgGGTTAGTACGGTGACTGACTTGGAGCTAATCTTAACCAGGAACCTGTACTCAGTTTAGAGTTTGTAGACTGGCTGCCTGCCGTTTGCACGTAAAGAATGTAACCAAAACTCAATCACTTAGGTCGAGACTTGGTTTGTCTGAAGAGTGTGATCAGACGTAATCAGATGTGATCAAACGATGAGTTCTACTATTGAGTTTCTTGGTCTGAGTCTAAGTCTGAATCTGAATCTGATGTCCGTGACGGAGTGCGTGTCTGTTTGTCAGTTCAGGGTCGGGGGTCGGTCCTAAAGAACGTCGAAACCtggtgaaatatttattaaagagaGTCGATACTGTCACGAAACAGACAGTAAATCGAGTTCAGACTGGTCCTGGCGAAGAAAACCGAAGAAAACCGAAGAAAACCTGGTCTGTTGGTCGGTTGGGTCTGGAGGTGAGTTGACTATTCCGAGCTCGCTGGTTCGTTATCAGCTGGTTTGTCGGTTCGGTGAGTGATTCTTAGGTAGATTGGTTGGTTGGCGGAGACAAAAGAAAGCGAGAGTGGCCTTGAAAAGTCGAGAAAAAAGCGAAAATGGCACGCCTGGCACTGTCCGTCTCCAGCTGGACTCGTGGGTTCTGGTGTTTATATTTCTCGCCAGAGCTGATCATGCACCAGCGCATTTATTTCCATTTGGTACCCCCAGCGTCACTTCCCAGCCGTCCCCCATCCCCTCCCAACCGGCCAAGGCCAAGCCACGGCGGCAGCACGAGCGGCAGCAAAATGCAGGCGGGGGAGGGCATGAATGGGCTGGCAGGATCTGGACtactcttctttttttttaaggccaggggggtggtgggcctgcctccggcggctggggctccgccccagacccgggttgctcctctcgcttcgctcgagtcgagcgtacagtcccagccaactcttcgaagcaggagccacgggtaTGAGGCAGGTAGGCCAGCCCGGGCCCAGGGGCTGTGCTCGTGCAGGGGTTGCTAGTGCGTGTGTGAGGCTGTCGGGACCGCGTTTGGTGGTTTTACCCAAGGGGCAAAGACCTGCACTGGAAGGGGGGGtagtgcctccggcggctggggctctgccccagaccccgttgctcctctcgcttcgctcgagtcggggtttgggggttCCGCATGTAAAactcctgcggagcaggagcaaccagggtctggggcggagccccagccgccggaggcacgaaGGCACCGTGCAAAGGGGGTTATTGGCCCGGGTTCAGGGGGTGTGGTGTGACGGTTCGGGCTAGGTTGGAGATCGCCGGGTCGTGCCAGGTTTCGGGAGCTGGGGGGTTTATTATCAGACATTGCGTCTACCGCATTGGGTGCGATGCGCAGTATGCAGGGTTTAATTAGTGACGTCTGCTCACGTCACCGGTATCGGACCATGCAGCAGCTATGACGAGAAGTGAAACATTGACCCTGACTGGTTCCAAGACAGTCTGAATAGCAACCGTGCAACTTGGTGTGGGATCCGAGACagtcgactcgagcgcagcgagaggagcaacggggtctggggcggagccccagccggaggcaggttgGGCCCGTAGAAGTGGACTCAGGGGGTGAGTGTGCGGAGGTTTCTCGGGTTTTTGCGCGAGAAAAATTTTTTAGTGGTTGAGGTTGGCTGGGAGGATCCAGGGACGACATTTGAGGGctaagaagagaaaatacAGGAGGTTGGGGGTGTGTTGCACACAAACTGCTTTGGATTCAAATCTGGCAGAGGGTTCACGACCCCGCTCATAAACactaaataataatatctctTTAACGGGGTCGCTTGCCATAGGTACTTCTCCTGGTCTTGAATTTCTACCAAAAGTCATGTAGGTGTCTTCAAAATGGCTTTAATGGATTTAGAACTGGACATTATGTGTATAATGGTGTTTTCATTTTGGCGAGAGCCTTACTATAGCTATTTTGAAGTCTGTTTCTAAAGTCACGTGATAAGACCAGTATGATAATATTCGGAGATATAGAGGAGAAATGAGGACATTTCAACAGACAAAATGATTGAGGAGTTAAAACTGGTTGGGACCGTCGgtgcccgactcgagcgaagcgagaggagcagcggggtctggggcggagccccagccgccggaggcaccagtCACCACCCGTCCAGAGCTGCCTGTGAGGCATGAGCCTGAGTGCTGAAAGGAGACTAATAGGGGACTTAGAGGGAGGAATCCGTTTTATACTAGTTGATTTTACGAGAAGTAAATTGAAGCAATCGCAGAAAATATTTGTAGCCATCATGTTGTCAGAAGACCTGAAAACCGCTTGCGAGATTCTTTTCTCTCTTGCAAGGAGCATTTACGAAGTGAGTCCCTTATGAGTCCGATATATGTCAGTTTTAATTAACGAGTTGATGGTCTTATACTGGGGAGCGACTCTGTTGTATTATTCGCTGTCAAGCTCCAGACCTTGTACGAATAAAGAGTAAGAATTTAGATTCCGCGCTTGAACGTTGGCAGATTAACCTTCGGAAATGCTGAAGACTAATTTGGAAAAAACATGTTTAATAATCGCACTTTCGACATTTTCAAGTgaataaatcttgttttaaagtcctatactatacataattaatacaattcaaataatttcaaatcccatcattCACACATTACTAGGAGGACTGCTCGCATTTTTATCTGATTTTTACCTGACTTTTACCTGATTACAGGCTGCTTACTTTGTCTCGGTAGAATATGTTAAGAAACTATTGTAGATCTAGATCTTGCAAGAATTAATACAGTGCGACTATCCTGGAAGCGGTTTATAACTGAACTGTGAGTGATTTCTCTTAGAGTTCAAATACAGAATTTTGCTGGAGGGTCATTTTCACTTCCAGGTGTCTTAGAACTCGCAAAATATTAAAGATAAACCCAAGTAGTTTCCAATACTATAGAAACAGCAAGAGAGTATCTTaatcaataaaataattgaaACCcatgaaatatttcacttTTGAGTGCAAAATGCataaaatatcaaaaaaaattacagcaccttctgttcacgcctggtctcccacggcattactgatcaaggctcttagaggcttgaatatgattgatcggacgggaaatcttattttactcTAGATATGGCCGTAACTGAACAAATAGTTTGGAGGGGGCTTTCGACCTCGATGGAAGCCATCAATTTAGCCTTCATTGGGAGAACATTTGGTGTGCAAAAGTGCCACAATAGCACCCTCCTAGTGCTATTGGCTGCTCTGACTGGACTCTGCCCTATATAAACAAGGTCCtagccgctccgcgaagtggagcacaacggggtctggggcagcgccccagccgccggaggcagacctcAATCCCCAGCCATTACCGAGCCCCAGAAAGGAGAAACCCGTGAATAAACCTGACGACCGTTTCACCGCAGCCCGTGATGGGAAGTCAGCCGCATGAAAGGTGTGAGCAGGGTCTGCAACTGTGAGTAACCTGGGGTGACCTGTGAGTAAGAGTGATGGAGCGTCGTCGAGTACATATTTCCTAAATAGGCAATTTAAAGTCACATTTAGGCAAATAGTGCATTTTTGTTGCGACTCAGGTGAGATAGTGCACGcaagagagaagaagaatcatATCACTGAATAACCGACATATCCACCTCATTCTCTTTCACCACCAATCGACAACAACATAAGAGATGTAAGTGAGAAAGATCTGTAGAAGGTGGATTTCTGGATGAATGCGATAGAAGACGATTGAAAAGCGAGATTGGTTTTGTtagtttggtttgtttcgagacgatgatgattcTGTTGAGTTAATTTCGATAACAAGGAAGATACATGTAACGACGGTCGAGATAAGGAGTAGTTTTCAcaaatttgttttcaatGATATCGACAAGCACATTCTGTTCAACAAGAAAGTGATGACGTTTCACTAGCGACCATATTGTTAATACTATACGAGTAATCGAAGTGTGACAACCGATTTGAGATAcgaatttttttcatcGACAGGATTATCCAATACATATtatcagtcagtcagtccGATAACACACAAATTATTATTCCAAGTATTCAATCTCGCTCTCAtttctgattctgttttCGGTTCACAAAAATTTCATCTGCAAACAAACACTAGTCCAACaaaatactaacaaatttTAGGGCCAACCTCAGACTCCAAAAGAGACTCGCTGCCAGCGTTTTAAACGTCGGTAAGAGAAAGATCTGGCTCGATCCTAACGAGACCACCGAAATCAGCAATGCCAACTCTCGTCAAGCTGTCCGCAAGTTGGTTTCCAACGGTTTGATCATCCACAAGCCCGCCACTGGTCACTCTAGATCCCGTACTAGAGCCCTCCACGAGGCCAAGCGTGCCGGTAGACACACCGGTTACGGTAAGAGAAAGGGTACTGCTGACGCTCGTATGCCCTCTCAAGTACTCTGGATGAGACGTCTCCGAGTCTTGCGTCGTTTGCTCGTCAAGTACAGAGACTCTGGCAAGATCGACAAGCACCTGTACCACGAACTCTACAAGCTCGCCAAGGGTAACACATTCAAGCACAAGCGTCAAGTCATTGAGCACGTCATCAAGGCCAAGGCCCAAGCCGCCCGTGAGCGTGCCCTCAAGGACGAGTCCGAGGCCCGTCGTCTCCGTAACCGTGCCGCTAGAGATAGAAGACAACAACGTGTTGCCGAGAAGAGAGAGGCCCTTCTCCGAGACGATTAAGCAACTTAAAAACATGATTACCAATTCGCTTATGTTGacaaaatttaaaaaatcTGGTGTTTTTCTGTTATGTTTTTATGTTGTACCATATATGTAATGGGAtataaaaattattaataaCCTTTACGTTCACtttcagggggtctgcctccggccggACTTGTTGGCATTCGGGGGgtggatgtgcctccggcggccgggctccgcccggacctggttgtgctcgcttcgcgagctgctgggaccgtggggAGAGTCGAgtcgagcggagcgagaggaactacggggtctggggcagcgccccagccgccggaggctggtcGGCAACGAATTGGTTATTTTATTACCCACCGAGCCCGgccgcccggacctggttgtgctcgcttcgcgagctgctgggaccgtggggAGAGTCGAgtcgagcggagcgagaggaactacagggtctggggcagcgccccagccgccggaggctggtcGGCAACGAATTGGTTATTTTATTACCCACCGAGCTGTGCTCGTGAAGCGGAACATGGGACCGTGGCAGAggtcgactcgagcggagcgagaggagcaacggggtctggggcagcgccccagccgccggaggcatgtcgGTAACGAAGTAGTTATTTTATTACGACAACTTATAATCCCGAACACAAATGCGTAGTTTTAGTAGTAAGAAGTGATTGGAGTAGAGAGAGAGTTAGATCTGGACGTTCATGAACCTCTTTGGGTAGTTGGGGACCTGTTTCTCGGAGTCGTAGTCCGCCCAATGAGGGACCCGCAAAAGCGGTCTGTTCTTATAAGGAGACTCGGGGATGACAGGGTCGGTGTCGGGTTCGGGCTCGCAGTAAGTTCTTTCGGTTCTTTCGAGTTTGGAACTGTGAACATGAACATATTCAGGACGTCGGTTCTCACTTTGACCGCAGTCTGTAATATCACCCAGAGGATCATTCAGGTCAACAACTCCGACTGCTTCAGGTAACCCATGAGTTACTTTCGGGTCGTCATCCTCACAGCAATTGCTCGACTTCATTTTAGACTCCATAATAGCCATGTTTTCCGCTTTAagtgcttcttcttctcgcAGTTTATAGTACGAGCTGACAATCACACACAGtctcaccagcatcagaaTCACTGCCATGTGCAAATTGATCAGTAAAATAGCATCGGCTCTGTCGTGCTGGCTACGACCCACTGCAATATCATAAATAACGACTCCAGAAAACATCGTGGCCCACGCTCCAATATGGTAATTAACCCATCTCGAATCAACACCAGCGTCTGGCAACAGGAAACACACACTCAGAAACGTAAGAAGTAGAAGATCGGTTAGAACACCAGTGGCAACTGGATTAGACGACATGACAATGTCGAGAAATAGGAGAATGGACGACAATCCACACGAGACGAGAAACAACGTCCACTTGATTTTCTCCACCGCCAacattttcagggggttCCAGGAACGGTGTTTAATCATATCAAATACAGAAACCATTTTTCTATCAATATTTAAATCACTTAATCACACTTGAGCTTCACAATTTCCAAATAACTTAGCTTTCCTACTTAATTTCTCTGTACAGTCAGAACATAAACAAACACAACCTCCTCCCGGTGGCCAAAAACGAACGTAAACAAACTGCACGTCGACGCAGGGCCCTCTGCGACGATCGGTGCGTGCgtgctcaggggtaacttTTACGGGGGTgcacatgcctccggcggctggggctccgccccagaccccgtggctcctgcttcgcaggagtttgctcGGGGGTTGGGCTAGGTGCTGGGTTTGTGTGGTGAATAATTGGAAAGTGTATTATGTCTCTGACCCCTGTTTTCCAACAATTGAAGCATATTTTACTTAATTGCTACAGCTGTAGCTACTAATATCAAGCTCTCCCAGCTACGAGCCCATAAAAAACTAAATTCTAGCAACTCCCAAGAGGTTATATCCCAATATATTCAACATATGATGTTGTAGTAATTATTCTGGAATTACTTGATTTGTATTATCAAGTACAGTATAATACTTTATGATCGATCGATTGATTGATAGTAATAATTTGGATAGCAGTATAACTCTAATACGAGCCCGTCAGAGTCGGCACCCCACGGCAgagctccgcgaagcggagcacaacggggtctggggcagcgccccagccgccggaggcacaccccacccGGCGCCGGCTGCATGAAATACCGACGCATGTCGCGATTCGAGACTTATCCGATTACATATCGTGCAAGACGCATTGAGAGCAGGTTTTTGGTCATGGCTGGGTCGGTGTCTCCTCTGTTTCAACCTATAAAAGTCGGTAGAGCCACTCTGCAACACAGAGTGGCCATGGCTCCATTGACAAGACGGCGGTCGCCGAACCACGTTCCTACTGACCTCGTAGCAGAGTATTACGAACAGCGGGCGTCGAGACCAGGTACTCTTATTATTACAGAGGCAGCATTTATTGCAAAGAAAGCAGGTGGTCTCAGTGGTGCTCCTGGGATATGGTCTCAAGAACAGATTACTGCATGGAAGAAAGTGTTTGATAGAATTCGTGCCAAACAGTCGTTTGCGTTTGTCCAGCTGTGGGCTCTTGGTAACAGAGCATACATCCCCGATCTCGAGGAAGATGGGATTAAAAACTATTACGTTTCAGCGTCAGACGTCAAAGCAAGAGACGACACCCCTAATCCACGACCACTCACCAAATCCGAAATCAAGGAGTATATCGAGCTGTATGCTCAGGCGGCCAAGAACGCCATTGCAGCAGGAGCTTCAGGTGTCGAACTCCATTCAGCCAACGGGTAAGTCCAATAACACAATATAGATATATTAAAGGCGGATATACAAACTATTTGACTGGATAACTGGCTAActgggttttttttctaaCTGGTTTACTGGCACAACTGATACATACTACCGGTACCAGTACTAGTACATACAGCATATCAAGTGACCTATCAAGTGactgctgaaaaatatatagtACGATACTAACAAGAATTGCAGCTATCTCCCTGATCAGTTTCTCCATGATACTACGAACCACCGAACGGATGAGTATGGCGGATCAATTGAGAACCGGGCACGATTCACTCTCGAAATCATTGATGCTCTGATTGCAGCAGTTGGCGCCGACCGAGTGGGTGTGAGATTCTCTCCCTGGAACAAGTACGGGCCGTCGACATATGGAGTAAGTCCGATTCCCCAGTGGTCGTACGTAGTTGCCGAGCTCGAGAAACGGGCTATTGCCGGTAACCGACTGGCATTTATCCACATCGTCGAGCCACGAGTCGCGGGCCAAATCGATATCAAAGACCATCCCGGAACAAACGAGTTCATCCGCAACATTTGGAAAGGAGTCCTAATTCGAGCCGGCGGTCTTGTTGAGGACGCCGAAAAGTTTGCTCAAGAAGACCCCAACGTCGTTATAGCCATTGGCCGCTACTTCATCTCCAACCCGGACCTGGTCGACCGAATCGAGCACAAACTCGAACTGGCCACCCCCGACAAACCCACCTGGTACGCCCACAAAGCCAAAACCATCGACGAGGTCATCCGAGGGTACACAGACTACCCCTTCCACAGTAAACTATAGACACATCACACGCTCTTCTGGGGGcatttgcctccggcggctggggctccgccccagaccccgttgctcctgcttcgcaggagtgaTCCGGGGCCCCCCTtgtaacgactcgagcgcagcgagaggagccacggggtctggggcagagccccagccgccggaggcacggcaccccaccccaccccctgaatgCCCCACGACCGTTGGCGATGCAGGAACCATGCACCAGAGCACGCAATAGATCCGCGGACTGCGGCATAGAATAGATCCGAACCGAGGACGGACgccctgctgctgctggcgcCGCTAATCAATCTTATTTATCATGCTTTCTGATGctcggtggtggtgcctcAGTTGTTTCTTTG
This is a stretch of genomic DNA from Sugiyamaella lignohabitans strain CBS 10342 chromosome C, complete sequence. It encodes these proteins:
- the DNF3 gene encoding aminophospholipid-translocating P4-type ATPase DNF3 (Trans-golgi network aminophospholipid translocase (flippase); maintains membrane lipid asymmetry in post-Golgi secretory vesicles; localizes to the trans-Golgi network; likely involved in protein transport; type 4 P-type ATPase; GO_component: GO:0016021 - integral component of membrane [Evidence IEA,IEA]; GO_component: GO:0016021 - integral component of membrane [Evidence ISM] [PMID 12192589]; GO_component: GO:0016020 - membrane [Evidence IEA,IEA]; GO_component: GO:0005802 - trans-Golgi network [Evidence IDA] [PMID 17093059]; GO_component: GO:0030140 - trans-Golgi network transport vesicle [Evidence IDA] [PMID 12221123]; GO_function: GO:0005524 - ATP binding [Evidence IEA,IEA]; GO_function: GO:0019829 - cation-transporting ATPase activity [Evidence IEA]; GO_function: GO:0016787 - hydrolase activity [Evidence IEA]; GO_function: GO:0000287 - magnesium ion binding [Evidence IEA]; GO_function: GO:0046872 - metal ion binding [Evidence IEA]; GO_function: GO:0000166 - nucleotide binding [Evidence IEA,IEA]; GO_function: GO:0004012 - phospholipid-translocating ATPase activity [Evidence IEA,IEA]; GO_function: GO:0004012 - phospholipid-translocating ATPase activity [Evidence IGI,IMP] [PMID 16452632]; GO_process: GO:0006812 - cation transport [Evidence IEA]; GO_process: GO:0006886 - intracellular protein transport [Evidence IGI] [PMID 12221123]; GO_process: GO:0008152 - metabolic process [Evidence IEA]; GO_process: GO:0045332 - phospholipid translocation [Evidence IMP] [PMID 16452632]; GO_process: GO:0015914 - phospholipid transport [Evidence IEA]), coding for MPEYQRDHSHDGADPPGRPHGQNQNQNERPPSFGASRNSSSPLASSAGDASDGISALPSSNSRPQQQQQTGSEPIARRARGYSLRSQLFAKSMMAATKDTLSFSSSSQPKPVDSGVGAGPGTSHLDAGSNSEDPGMELTESFHTGNNQNNPFSIGNANNNLANNNNSSNRDESYADRPPSIELLQLDDNNNSSNNNSNNNMLLHPTAFHRHVHSTTSSNINDDSGLIKKKHGNNSVNASSSDLLPNYSSWARNKGTRRFNRMFSGSPTLKRKGLAWFTSAREFVLNKKKMPESTGGRGIPIQVKPRNTPPLIDDRTNKPHCDNNITSSIYTPYNFLPRQIIFQFSKLANV
- the RPL19A gene encoding ribosomal 60S subunit protein L19A (Ribosomal 60S subunit protein L19A; rpl19a and rpl19b single null mutations result in slow growth, while the double null mutation is lethal; homologous to mammalian ribosomal protein L19, no bacterial homolog; RPL19A has a paralog, RPL19B, that arose from the whole genome duplication; GO_component: GO:0005737 - cytoplasm [Evidence IEA,IEA]; GO_component: GO:0022625 - cytosolic large ribosomal subunit [Evidence IDA] [PMID 11983894]; GO_component: GO:0005622 - intracellular [Evidence IEA]; GO_component: GO:0030529 - ribonucleoprotein complex [Evidence IEA]; GO_component: GO:0005840 - ribosome [Evidence IEA,IEA]; GO_function: GO:0003735 - structural constituent of ribosome [Evidence IEA]; GO_function: GO:0003735 - structural constituent of ribosome [Evidence IC] [PMID 11983894]; GO_process: GO:0002181 - cytoplasmic translation [Evidence IC] [PMID 11983894]; GO_process: GO:0006412 - translation [Evidence IEA]); this translates as MPSQVLWMRRLRVLRRLLVKYRDSGKIDKHLYHELYKLAKGNTFKHKRQVIEHVIKAKAQAARERALKDESEARRLRNRAARDRRQQRVAEKREALLRDD